One genomic segment of Hydrocarboniclastica marina includes these proteins:
- a CDS encoding MFS transporter, which yields MLSLFANPSLRLLFVAQALFWSCAIIGITLTSLVGLELAPKPELATLPLALLAVGNLGTVHFLSVFMQSHGRRPGLILGAGMGVLGALLSAAGIWCESFTLFCLGGTVIGVYQASAMYYRFAALDAVHQSEKGGAAALVIGGGVCAAILAPTLATWSQGLSELPYLGAYLTMAVLAGVGVMLMAGLSEGVAPKPGKAGLPAMRALFARPVVRTALMTTLTGHGVMILVMTATPLAMSSQGLDVRHASAVIQWHVLGMFLPAFIAGPLVDRLGSRVVALAGLSLLATSAAVALSGEAKAAFLISSLLLGIGWNLTFVSGTTLLARGHADDERGNAQGLMELSNGLAATLAAFLAGALISGVGWTAINFGVLPLLVVAAVMLARLTPAPLLEVTPVPVKRDRDAA from the coding sequence ATGCTTTCACTGTTCGCCAACCCCTCGCTACGGCTGCTGTTCGTTGCGCAGGCATTGTTCTGGTCATGCGCGATCATCGGCATCACTTTGACCTCTCTGGTAGGTCTGGAGCTTGCGCCGAAGCCAGAGTTGGCGACCTTGCCGCTGGCCCTGCTGGCGGTTGGGAATCTCGGTACCGTGCACTTCCTGTCGGTATTCATGCAGTCTCACGGACGTCGGCCGGGACTGATACTGGGCGCTGGAATGGGCGTGCTGGGGGCATTGTTGTCAGCAGCCGGTATCTGGTGCGAGAGCTTTACCCTGTTCTGCCTGGGCGGAACTGTTATTGGGGTCTACCAGGCCTCGGCAATGTATTATCGCTTTGCTGCGCTTGATGCGGTCCACCAGAGTGAGAAAGGTGGCGCGGCGGCTTTGGTGATTGGCGGCGGGGTCTGCGCGGCGATACTGGCGCCGACGCTTGCCACCTGGTCCCAGGGGCTGTCAGAGCTGCCCTACCTGGGCGCCTATCTGACTATGGCGGTGCTGGCCGGCGTCGGCGTGATGCTCATGGCGGGTCTGTCTGAAGGGGTCGCGCCGAAGCCCGGAAAAGCGGGCCTGCCAGCCATGCGCGCGCTATTTGCCAGGCCTGTCGTGCGTACAGCGCTTATGACCACGCTGACGGGCCACGGCGTCATGATCCTGGTAATGACGGCCACGCCGCTGGCCATGAGCAGCCAGGGCCTCGATGTCCGCCACGCCTCGGCTGTGATTCAGTGGCACGTACTAGGTATGTTTCTCCCGGCGTTCATAGCCGGCCCCCTGGTCGACCGGTTGGGCAGCCGGGTGGTCGCGCTTGCCGGGCTGTCGTTGCTGGCCACGAGTGCTGCGGTTGCGCTGTCGGGTGAGGCAAAAGCTGCGTTTTTAATCAGTTCACTGTTGCTGGGCATCGGCTGGAATCTGACCTTTGTTTCCGGCACGACCCTGCTGGCGCGTGGCCACGCTGATGATGAACGGGGCAACGCTCAGGGACTGATGGAGTTAAGTAACGGCCTGGCTGCAACTCTGGCGGCGTTCCTCGCCGGGGCGCTTATCAGTGGTGTGGGCTGGACCGCGATCAACTTCGGTGTGCTTCCGCTGCTAGTGGTCGCCGCCGTGATGCTGGCCCGGCTGACGCCGGCCCCATTACTGGAGGTTACTCCGGTGCCGGTGAAGCGGGACAGAGACGCCGCCTGA
- a CDS encoding GlxA family transcriptional regulator, whose product MTPPRQIAMLVFPEVMSLDVVGPLQVFSSANDELDRRGLSPAYRLCLLGDAPGPVRTSAGIQLCAEACWSGYDVAAIDTLLLPGGAGVDSMRQRPDLLEWLRRVESTTPRLGSVCSGALLLAASGLLDGRLATTHWSRQGELAAFAEVRVATNRLHTYDPTDLDGDSHIFTSAGVTAGIDLALALVEADLGQALALAVARQLVVFLRRPGNQDQFSACLMPEVAPTSRLRDLLEWIPANLAKPLSLEMLAERVHMAPRTLSRLFVRDVGLTPARYVERVRVEAARALLEGGQVGVATAAKLSGLGHPETLRRAFQRQLSVSPADYAQRFTAAAGQ is encoded by the coding sequence ATGACGCCTCCCCGCCAGATTGCCATGCTCGTCTTTCCGGAAGTGATGAGTCTCGATGTTGTGGGACCGCTTCAGGTGTTCTCTAGCGCCAATGACGAGTTAGACCGGCGCGGGTTGTCGCCAGCTTACCGGCTCTGCCTTCTTGGCGACGCGCCCGGTCCGGTCCGCACGTCCGCCGGCATACAGCTCTGCGCTGAAGCGTGCTGGTCGGGCTACGACGTGGCTGCGATCGACACGCTATTGCTCCCAGGCGGAGCAGGGGTGGACAGTATGCGGCAGCGGCCGGATCTCCTGGAGTGGCTCCGTCGTGTTGAGTCTACAACCCCCCGCCTGGGCTCTGTCTGTTCGGGGGCGCTACTGCTGGCGGCATCAGGACTACTCGATGGCCGCCTGGCGACAACGCACTGGTCGCGTCAGGGAGAGCTGGCTGCCTTCGCTGAGGTGAGGGTAGCGACAAATCGACTGCACACCTATGACCCAACGGACCTCGACGGCGACAGCCATATCTTTACCTCGGCGGGTGTCACCGCGGGGATTGATCTGGCGCTGGCCCTGGTCGAGGCCGATCTGGGACAGGCTCTTGCACTGGCGGTAGCCCGTCAACTTGTGGTCTTCCTCAGGCGCCCGGGCAATCAGGACCAGTTCAGTGCTTGCCTGATGCCCGAGGTCGCTCCAACCTCACGCCTGCGGGACCTGCTCGAGTGGATTCCGGCCAACCTGGCAAAGCCACTTTCGCTGGAAATGCTTGCAGAGCGAGTGCATATGGCGCCGCGTACCCTTTCGCGTCTGTTCGTACGTGATGTCGGTTTGACACCTGCGCGCTACGTCGAAAGGGTGCGGGTGGAGGCCGCGCGAGCGCTGCTGGAGGGAGGGCAGGTTGGAGTGGCCACGGCGGCAAAGTTGAGTGGTCTGGGGCACCCCGAGACGCTTCGGCGGGCCTTCCAGCGGCAACTCTCCGTTAGCCCGGCGGATTATGCCCAGCGCTTCACTGCAGCTGCCGGACAATAG